GACGGTCTGACCAGCGGCCTTGAGTTCGATGATGCGTCGCACCTGTGCGCCTCCGAGCATGTAGACCTCCGATTCGCGATGAATCGTAGGCCGGAGAGGTCTCCTTCCTCGGAGTGGTCAAATTTGTCCCGCCCTTCCTGGTCATTTTTATCCATCGTCAGGATCACCTGATGTCCAGCTTGTTCCACCAGTGTGAGTTGTGCCCTGCCATGATCGCTGCATTTCCCTACCTGCTGCAGGGTGTCGGTCAACTCGACCCGCAAGACCGCGGAACCTACCTGGCTGACCTGGCCGACGCTGCTGCTCAGGCGGCTTTGAACGTCGAAGAAGTCTGGTGGAACCAACTCCCACTGGAGGTGCATGCAGGATACGACCGGGCACTCCAATAGGCCCTCAAAATCCCCCAGGAGGCCGTCGTCGCCGGAGCCCAGCAGCGCCCGAAGAGATCAGAGGAAGTCTTCGCCGCCCTGCTCAGCCTTGAAGCATTCGCGCGGAACGAGACTCGCTTGGAAACGCGTGTTTCAGGTATGTGATTAGCGCATCGCGCGGTCGTGGGCATGGCAGACCGAAGCGGTGCAAATGGTCTCCCGTTATACGGATTCCGAATAATCTGTTATACTAATAAGATCAGAACGGTCACTTTCCAACACACTGCCGACGACTTCTGGGGCATCTACCGCCGGAGTACCTGCGCTGTGGAACGACGACGTAGTCACCTCCTCGCGTTCCTAGCAGAAGGGAAAAGCTCTGCCGAAGCACTCAAAGTCACGGGCTACTCTTATCAAGGCGCAGATAAAATCATCGACGCGTACCATCAACATGGTCTAGCGGGACTCAAAGATCGGCGACAGCACAACAGTGGCGCACCGACCCTGCTGAGCGACGCCGAAGTGCTCCTCCTGGCGCGAACGATTCGGGCAGACACCGCCGCTGGCGGTGTCTGGAATGGCGCACGGGTGCAGGGTTGGGTGAAGCAGGAATTGGACAAGGACGTGCATCTGAGCCGCTGTTATGAGTTTTTAGACGCGGTGGGGTATAGCCTCCAGGTCCCTCGGCCTCGACATGTCGAGGCCAACCAGGTCACTCAGGAAGCATTCAAAAAAAAGTCCTCCCAGCCGTGGTCCAAGCAACTCGGGCGCGTACTGAAGAAACTGGAAGAACGGTAGAAGTCTGGTGCATGGATGAACACCGTGTAGGTCTCAAACCCCTGGTGGGGAAGCAGTGGTCTGAGCGAGGCAAAGCCCCGACCGTGCGTGTCCAACACCGGTATGAGTGGCTCTACGTCTGTGCGTTCGTCTGCCCACAGACGGGAGAGAGCCAGTACTGGCTATTGCCTACGGTCAATACGGCGGCCTTCCAGGCGGTGCTGGACCGCTTTGCCCTCGACACACAGGCTGGAAAGACCAGGGAGATCATCTTGGTCCTGGATGGTGCGGGGTGGCATGCCACCCCGCTGTTGAAGTGCCCACCGGGCATTGAACTCGTCTTCTTGCCGCCCTACTCCCCAGAGTTGCAACCCGCCGAACGCCTTTGGGCCCTCACAGATGCACCGCTGAAGAATCGTCACTTCGAAAACCTGGAAGCCCTGACCGCCTTGCTTGCAAAGCAGTGTCGTCGGTTAGAACAGCAGAGGGAGCAAATCCGTTCGCTCACCCTCTTCCACTGGTGGCCTCGTATAACAAATTAATCGGAATCCGTATTACAGGGGTCGGACGAGCAGACTGTGCTGGATGCGCCTCACGATAACGGCCCCCGGAACCTTCGTTTGGGAACCCGTAAACCCCCAAGTCCCGGAGGCGGGAGAAGTGTGGGTTAGGACGCAACTCAGCGCACTCAGTCTGTCGTCTGAGCTCTCCGTGATTGAACAGGGGCCCTTCCCAACGTCCCTGGGGTATCAAACCTTGGGCACTGTAGAAGCGTCCGGGCCGGGAAACACATTACAGTGCGGTCAACGGGTCGTGACCACCTTGGGGCACGCCAGTGCAGGATTACACCATGTCAGCCGAGTGTGGCCTGTTCCCGATGCGGTGCCTGATCGCGTCGCCTTGGCTGTGATTCTCGGCGAAGAGACGCACAAAGGCATTCGCCGGGTTCTCCCTGAGCGGGATGAGCAGGTTCTCGTGATAGGGGCGGGCCTTTTAGGCCTCTTGACCATCTTCAATCTGACGCGCCGAGGCGTCGCCAATGTCACCGTCGTCGAGCCGGACGCCGCACGCCGTACCCTCGCGGAGCAGTTCGGAGCCACCGCGGTTGTCCCTGGGGCCTTGCCGCATGGCACGTTTGACGTCGGGTTTGAATGCAGCGCAGCACCGACAGGCTTCATAGAGATGCTTTCACATCTTCGCCCTCGTGGACGCGCCTGTGTACTCTCGGACGGCAATT
The sequence above is drawn from the Deinococcus hopiensis KR-140 genome and encodes:
- a CDS encoding winged helix-turn-helix domain-containing protein, yielding MERRRSHLLAFLAEGKSSAEALKVTGYSYQGADKIIDAYHQHGLAGLKDRRQHNSGAPTLLSDAEVLLLARTIRADTAAGGVWNGARVQGWVKQELDKDVHLSRCYEFLDAVGYSLQVPRPRHVEANQVTQEAFKKKSSQPWSKQLGRVLKKLEER
- a CDS encoding IS630 family transposase, which produces MDEHRVGLKPLVGKQWSERGKAPTVRVQHRYEWLYVCAFVCPQTGESQYWLLPTVNTAAFQAVLDRFALDTQAGKTREIILVLDGAGWHATPLLKCPPGIELVFLPPYSPELQPAERLWALTDAPLKNRHFENLEALTALLAKQCRRLEQQREQIRSLTLFHWWPRITN
- a CDS encoding zinc-binding dehydrogenase is translated as MWPVPDAVPDRVALAVILGEETHKGIRRVLPERDEQVLVIGAGLLGLLTIFNLTRRGVANVTVVEPDAARRTLAEQFGATAVVPGALPHGTFDVGFECSAAPTGFIEMLSHLRPRGRACVLSDGNWGALVLPPAFHRRELSIVASSDGDDYGVYAAWLWRNIDPLLGQLFEVATTPDALPAAYTHWRNAARPVSGVVQWSL